Proteins co-encoded in one Cucurbita pepo subsp. pepo cultivar mu-cu-16 chromosome LG15, ASM280686v2, whole genome shotgun sequence genomic window:
- the LOC111811791 gene encoding cysteine-rich repeat secretory protein 38-like yields the protein MKQSTPTIFLALFLVLPLAFGDDIVTDSAFLFHICSSFDNYTAHTPYASNLNQALDQLASNAPPSGFGLSSVGKGDLQNQVNGLALCRGDVSSADCTNCIATASQEIRERCPYRKGAAIWYDFCGLKYSNTKFFGKIDNRNTFYMWNLEERDDPAPFNEQVKRLLTSLSEKVEATKNLYVIGDVEIKPSEKLYGLVQCTRDLPSGGCKKCLDIAIGELPSCCDAKIGGRVVGGSCNFRYELYPIVDAQK from the coding sequence ATGAAGCAATCAACACCAACCATCTTTCTCGCCCTCTTTCTCGTTCTTCCCTTAGCCTTTGGCGATGACATCGTCACTGACAGTGCATTTCTCTTCCATATATGCTCAAGCTTCGACAATTACACAGCCCACACCCCCTATGCTTCTAACTTAAACCAAGCCTTGGATCAATTGGCCTCCAACGCCCCTCCCTCCGGCTTCGGCCTCAGCTCCGTTGGCAAGGGCGATTTACAAAACCAAGTCAACGGGTTGGCTCTATGTCGTGGCGATGTCTCGTCCGCCGATTGTACGAATTGCATCGCCACGGCGAGCCAAGAGATTCGTGAACGATGCCCTTATAGAAAAGGAGCTGCCATTTGGTATGATTTTTGTGGGTTGAAATATTCTAACACTAAATTCTTTGGGAAGATAGATAATAGGAACACGTTTTATATGTGGAATCTAGAAGAAAGAGATGATCCGGCGCCGTTTAATGAACAAGTCAAGAGATTGTTGACTAGTTTGTCTGAAAAAGTTGAAGCTACCAAGAATTTGTATGTGATTGGCGATGTGGAGATAAAGCCATCGGAGAAGTTGTATGGATTGGTTCAATGCACTAGAGACCTACCGAGTGGTGGTTGTAAGAAGTGTCTTGACATTGCCATTGGTGAGCTTCCAAGTTGTTGTGATGCTAAAATTGGTGGAAGAGTGGTTGGTGGAAGCTGTAATTTTAGATATGAACTTTACCCAATTGTTGATGCCCAAAAATAA
- the LOC111811792 gene encoding cysteine-rich repeat secretory protein 38-like: MSGSKPYLPILLLFLATIGNTITTTNGGYLYHTCSSSDNYTINSLYASNLKQALDRLTNSAPPSGFGLSSTGGKDLTNQVNGLALCRGDASPADCKNCVATAGQDIQQRCPYKRGAAIWYDSCLLKYSNAKFFGKNQNGGFRFYLRNVRDADDPTSFGEQVKNLLSGLSEKVKTSRNLYAIGELEIGGSKKVYGLVQCTRDLWTADCKKCLDDAIAELPYCCANGAKVGGRVVGGSCNFRYETYPFFTA; the protein is encoded by the coding sequence ATGAGCGGATCAAAGCCATATCTTCCTATTCTCCTCCTATTTCTTGCCACCATAGGCAATACCATAACCACAACCAATGGCGGATATCTCTACCATACATGTTCAAGCTCCGACAACTACACAATCAATAGTCTCTATGCTTCCAACTTAAAACAAGCTCTCGATAGATTGACCAATAGTGCTCCACCCTCTGGCTTCGGCCTTAGCTCAACTGGAGGCAAAGATTTAACAAACCAAGTCAATGGCTTGGCTCTATGTCGGGGGGACGCCTCGCCCGCCGATTGCAAGAACTGTGTTGCGACGGCCGGACAAGACATCCAACAGCGATGTCCTTATAAGAGAGGGGCGGCCATATGGTATGATTCATGCCTTTTGAAATACTCCAATGCCAAATTCTTTGGGAAGAATCAAAATGGGGGATTTAGATTCTACTTGAGGAATGTCAGAGATGCGGATGATCCGACGTCGTTTGGGGAACAAGTTAAGAACTTGCTCAGTGGGTTGTCTGAAAAGGTTAAGACGTCGAGGAATTTGTATGCGATTGGAGAGTTGGAGATTGGGGGGTCCAAGAAGGTGTATGGGTTGGTTCAGTGTACGAGAGATCTGTGGACTGCGGATTGCAAGAAGTGCCTTGATGATGCCATTGCTGAACTGCCTTATTGCTGTGCTAATGGAGCTAAAGTTGGTGGAAGAGTGGTCGGTGGGAGCTGCAACTTTAGATATGAAACTTACCCCTTCTTTACTGCCTAA